The genomic region ttcttatgaacgcaagagttggaacgaaaagttgtccaatgagcgtaagaagtggaatgaatcttgggctaagcagaatgacactctgtttcgtgctcggcaggagttaacgaatgccaaggcagcgaacgttgccttgggcaaggaaaaagctgcagctgaggccattgcggttaaagcgcagcaggcgaaggccgaggccctaaaggcgcttgaagaggccaaggaagccggggcgcgtgctgcaaaggcccttgaagaagccgcagagaaggagagccgttcttctaaggctcttgaagaggcgaatgcggagcgcattcgtttggataaagttgttgccagccttcaggtatgtttcgttacctctgttgtatatttccttcattattttgaaaatgtttatcgagtaaactgttttctgttttttgacaggctgaggttcaggcccgggaggtcgcggttacagaccttactTCACGCGTGTCGGTTGCGAAGGAGCGGGCTGATGCCgctgttgaggccaaggatgccttggtgtcctcttttgaCCAGCTgaaggctgaccgtgagtggttgcggactcacggtatcgcgcgtgtaagtatccgttgcctttatatttgcttggattaTCATCCGAGACTTATGATCTTTTTgttgcagattgttgaggctatcatggatgcccctgagaccgcagctggcttggacttggtcaagcagcgtgctcgtgacgctggttttaaagctggttacaacCGCTGTATTTCCCATATGAACGTCATGTCTATAGGCGGTGATATCGAAGAGCGATCCGGCTTTCGGGACGTGGATACCGAGTCGCTTCTTAAAGCGGCCGAagtctccttttatgatacgtcccttgCCTGTGTAGAGGAACTGGACAATTGTTTGGAGGCTGCGGACTATGTTGATCGcctgcggatgctttatccggacgcggaagaggaagatcccgctggtggcgccggaggagatgcgggaaccagcggtacaaaatagggtttaggttggctagtgtgcctcctttttgttttcctcttgtatagaataggaactttatgtaaattcattaagcatcacgtgggtgcttgaattttttgaatataaagttttttgttcagtttgtacaagtgtttttaattcttgcatgtctgaacgtatgtacgcgtaactttacccatttgtgaatggggtcaagtatactccatacttttgtcgtatgagtacgcgtcaattctgttatttaccgcgttagggttttagaattgtgtaagctttgtaaaagcttatatatccggaactctacccatttgtgaatggggtcaagtgtactccatacctttgtcgtatgagtacgcgtcaattctgttatttaccgcgttagggttttagaattgcgtaagctttgtaaaagcttatatatccggaactctacccatttgtgaatggggtcaagtgtactccatacctttgtcgtatgagtacgcgtcaattccattgtttgcctttttgggctcaggaattgtgttaagtgttagcaaaaaacttgtttatccagccggataaatatgcaagtctttttgccttctgctggcctattacaatatttgtgtgtggttaccactttgtatgggtatcgcgaatgaagattttgccaatctgtttttgggataccgcaaaatggaacacgcatttgtaatagtagtaacaaacaataatgtataaaattgcttatttatttatttgcaaatggcctgcggcccgataggttacatagagaaatgtaaggACATctcttacatataacagcgtcgaagctgttgtgcattccatgtgcgtgcgataggttcgccttctagcgtttgcaatttgtacgcgcctttccctaagacctctttgatgaggtagggtccttcccacttgggggcaagtttgcctgggcgctcggcattggatgcctcattgtcgcgtaggatgtagtctcctgggttgaaagtacaaacgcggacgcgcgtgttgtagtacttttcaagtttggatttatatttggcctcgttgatggcagcgttttcgcgcctttcttccaagagttccaaatcgatcctgcgttccatgttgttgtctagtttttcaatagccaacattctaggagaggggagacctacttctgcggggatcaccgcttctgaaccgtagactaggctgaagggtgtttccccattgcttgttttttggcttgtacggtgagcccataagatacttgggagttcatcgacccagccacgcctggtcgttcccaaccgtgccttgatcccttcgactaggcttttattgatactctcaacttggccgttcccttgcgggtgtgcgactgatgagaatatgtgctcaatatgtagttcttgtaaccatttttgaaattcgtcggcagcgaagttggtgccgttatcggtgacaatgcacattggtaaaccgaaacggcagatgatgtgttcccaaatgaactttcttgttatcatagcggtggttgaggcgagcggttttgcttctacccattttgtgaagtaatcgaccgctactatgataaatttaaccgcacccggagcgtcagggaagggtcccaccacgtcaattgcccatttctgaaagggccatgcggttgtgacggggactaagttgttctttggccgcaaggtttttggagcatgacgttgacagtcaatgcatttgcgcaactctttgacggcgtccaggtgcatgccgggccagtagtacccggcattcatgattttggccactaccatgcgtggtccagcatgtatgccacatatgccctcgtgtatctctcggatgaggtatgtggcgtCCTGCGGGTTGACGCATCGCAGGagtggcccgaggtatgactttcggtataagataccgtctcccatttgataatggcatgctttgtattgtagcttgcgtgcctctgatttgcttttgggagtcacacctgattgtagatatgcgataataggtgtcatccatgatgttgtaccgtattgaatgacATTGACTTGGCGTAGGGGTACCGAGGGATtttgcagaatttcgatgcgtatcttctttgccaagtgttggaagctggtagatgcaagttttgatagtgcatctgtagacttgttttcgcttcgattaatatggcgaatattgaacgagGCGAATTTGGatattagttgcagggcttgctcgaggtagaggatcatgatatccccttttgcgacgtagtcgccgcgtatttggcctgcaactaacaaagagtcgacgtgtgcttccaggtgttgcacgccgattttcactgctaaacgtagccccgctaacagggcctcatattctgcctcgatGTTTGTGCTtctgaaatcgaggcggattgcatatgtaagctcttggccgtcggggctgacgagtcgcagacctgcacccgcacctTCCTCGTTAGAGGCACCATCGGTgaatagtgcccatgtttctaaggaggatggcgttggtgcaggagtttgtgcttcttcgcattcttgggtgcgattcaccggtacttcggcggcgaaatcagctaagatctggcctttaatcgtggggcgcggtttatagtgtatcgtgtgcgcgcccagctcgattgcccattttgctaatctcccagagatgtcgggtttggataggatcgggccgatcctgtaattggttagcactgtaatgacgtggtttacgaagtagcgtcgtaaccgtcttgaagcgtgcactaatgctagcaccaatttttccattattgagtatctcgtctctgggtcgttgagcatcttgcggatgtaatagatgggtgtttgaaccccctgtCGCTCCACTATcagtaccgcacccaccgcgttgtccgcggcggataggtataatatgagtggctcatccttgcgtggtgcggttagagttgagagttgtatcaaacactccttcatttcccggaaggcctgttcagcctctgcggtccactggaattgttctttctttgaacagctccgcagggtcttgatgaacggataagacttagctgcatggttggctaagaatctgttgagtgccgctagcctgccggctagcgttgcatatctttcatcgatgaaggcgatggcatgcgctcgatcgcctggactttctccgggtttaccttgaatccatctttagtcacgatgaacccaaggaatttgccttcttccattccaaacgagcatttccctggattgagctttatgttaacgcttcgcagagtttggaatgttctttcaatatccgtgagcatggtatcctcttccatgctcatgacgaccaggtcgtccatgtagatttcgacacttttgcttatttgcccgcggaaagtgtcgtttatcaacttttgataggttgagcccgcgttgcgcaacccaaacggcatctttgtataacagtaatttccggtgggagtccggaatgccgttttgtcttcatcctcgattgccatttgtacttgatggtaccctttgtagcaatcgaggaaacacttccacctgaatggtgcgagattatcgactttttcgtcgatttctggaagcgcgtaataatccttggggcaggctttgttaaggtctttgtaatcgacgcacatgcgccagcccccagacggtttttctaccatgactgggttggataaccaagtctggtatttgacttcccgcaggatgcctgcggagagcagttcttcgatctgctcttgcatcgcctgatttttagctgacccaaggtggcgttggccttggatcactggcttaatacctggcaaggtattcaagtgatgttgcgcaatatcacgtgggaccccggtcatgtctgcgggtgtccacgcgaagatgtcttggttcctgaagagaagctgcttcaggtgcgctttggtggtcggggacaaggcgtgacccaatgtgaccttttgttctgggtatctcgcgttgagaacccatttttctggttggtcgttgggagtgggccttgcgaccttggtcggacgtacttcgtccgacatcatgacgtccctgcgggcatagattatcgcgacccccgattcggttgggaaaccgaccgcagagtgggggacggatgtaatcatattgaaatctccttgggattctctcccgaggagtacgtcatatctggaggtgtgaggtaaaaccatgaagtttacctcttctgtccttgtgcgaTTTCCGttggaaagacgcacaggaaaagtaatttggcccaggggaaagacagtttcccctgcgaacccagccaatgggtaatctactgcttgcaaccgatctttgtcctcctggtcgaactggttgaagcattgttcgtagattatatcagaagtactgcccgggtcaatgaatagacgctcggtgtagtagtgtgccagttggcctgaaataacgacggcgcgcctatcgcgcggtccgcctcggacttttggaaagacgacttgctcgtctttccagtcacattccggccttctcgccgctttgcgcggcctgcctttgcctccgtggatcatgtgggtggaagccacgtacatggttctcttcccggaggaggtaccttcgccatgaggggtgatgcgcttggtgggtttttgcccacctggcaaaaggtgttgcagttttccctcctttaaggcccgctcaatctccagccggagactgatgcagttgttggtggtgtggcccgagtccttgtggtactcacagtagagtgtgaggtcctgatttttcttggacttcattggttgggccggtcgcaagaactgtgggtccgcaaggaggacctcacttggcgacatggtgatctcggtccagttgcggtcccgagaatctttttttgatgcccgactgtctcgggcggggttgtagttccttgggtcgaacgtgttggttcgcgggaaATACTGTTTGGAAATATCACGATTTCccacgtcccggttgcgtttattgttacgcttggacccttggtgggacgtttcggcttggggctttgCCTTTGCCACGTGCGGTTcaagtgaccgctgtgtctgggcgtatgtcttgaccgcggtcataacatcctcccattttttgggcaggccctccttgccagagatggtcatgataatctctctgtctttgacggcccggatgaagtggtttcatgccatctggtctgccacgtcacctatctccaggcactctttattgtaacggacgacgaatgcctcgagggattcgtcgtcccttcgccagatgttcatgacgtccaacgaatcacgttcgtggcgtcgctgctggctaaaatgggcgaggaacttggtacgcaagtcctcgaatgaatccagtgatcccactggcaaagaatcgaaccatgccctggccaggcccgtaagggtctgggggaaaaaattacaccaagtgggttcatcccactggccgttgatgcccgcgcccatgaagatgttcatgtggtcgtccgggtcggtcgaaccactgtatttcccaacgttgaatgggaactttgtcgtggtgacatgggcgttggcgatccgcgtgccgaacttggaattttcggccgctgcctttggtcTGTATGGTTCATTCGCAGGGCGCTTAGCCGcccctgaggtatgtgttgcgggggtgactgaGAGGAAcgtagttgcgtcctcccggtctgctgctggtgtcatgtGAATCCCCGCGGTAGGTAcagtcgtcagggtcggtatgaccgtacccttcggtgtatggttgtgggcccaatcggctctgaatgcctgggccgcgtcgggaggttgatcgcctcctgtcctcgccatggggaccaaggcgggtatgcactggtcctctggtgtgggacccgtatgaggaatcgtcctcgttgagggtgtggaccgaacagtaagacgatccgcggtcttcacgtcggcttcttgaagccgggcgtgaatgtatcctgccgtcgtattgtaaaatacgctcagcaggggtgtgcggtgctggggtaggcccagcttgtatattcgcttccgtacaagcgcggttgtatgctgctGTCAGCAaggctgcctgctgctcgtaccaagtatgaacggtcatgcctggtgggatcacagatgcgaactgtgataagtcatgtccaaacataaaggagggactcctttgtgtggacgtgccgatgtgtccgggttgggaggtcgaggcattgacccctaccggaggTGGGATTGAGGGATTTgggttatccgcagtgttgttttggtgatcagtcatgatcttgagagagggaaaaggatagatgagaaaatgctaagagtagcggtgggcgccaatgatgaaacaatggttaaccgggcagggttaacacactggtctcgtcaagaagggttaatcccttcctctcgaggatcgctggctggatcaccggtggttgatctcctgcacaaggaaacaagccgtgactcgtaacaaggaggatggggtggggggtgctccttgttaccactctccggcgtgagaatcagtagtttgcttgagaagcaaagtaagatagtagtagtagtgagagagttgtgaagatatacctcaaacctggtttggggttggtatttatagccgaggagtgaaggaggaggatgatggatggactgacgacgtgctgcacctttgcaggtgtgtcaggcttgtcggttgtggaggttacgccacgtcagtccattgcttacgtagctctgacaggtaactgccattggtgccatttgcactgtggtgtcagtcccacttgttgagtgcataggatgcggtgcaagccgcatcgctgcatgcggtaacgtctgaggttaccgcgtctcctacttgtgatcaagaaatacgcgagatgcggtgctggccgcatcgtcgtccgcggagactatttgcctgcatctcttgtcgtgacgaaaatgcccatatggtgcggtgccagccgcaccgttatgttcatcttcttctatgcctaaggtaaggcttccttgtattgatagaagtgttcactggacgcggtgcgaggccgcatcgctgtgaatacttccgttttcatacaccagatgtgatgctatgtcgcatcactctaccgttctcatgttccatgtaagtcctccttcgttactagatagattggattcaacctttgtgccgacgcgttctcgcatgggcacaagtaggttgttagctggtgtgggttttgataagggtaatggtcactcgcggtcgatgctgacgcgagatctgggaccataccccttcaacaaTGATAACAAAAGAAGAAGGGGAATTGGCCTGACAAAGGCACAAAATGAAATAATATTctagaaatataaataaaattctATGATTACGAAACAAATTTGTTGCAGATTCCAGtagaaatataaataaaattctATGGTTACGAAACAAATTTGTTGCAGATTCCAGTTCCAGATACACAAGAGGGGAATCAATCGGCTCATGAACTGTCATGAGATCTAATGGATGATATTGCTTAGATCAGATCTCGTTCCCCACTGGCTAATCTCGGCTTCCCGCACAACCTATCCATTGCTTCTTGGCATATCTCACCGAACCACTCATCTTCAGGAAGTACGTACACTGccacaaaagaaaaaaatattaaaataatgattttagTATTTCAAAAATAGAGAAAAGTGTTCCGATAGTACTTGTGGTTTGTCCATTTTCACCTTTAATctttaactttttaaaattacagctatagtcctcaATTTTTGTAATTTCGTTCCCGAATAGTCCCTGACgcggatgggggttagttttttgtgttaagtggatgtgaaatgaccaaaatacgctttctattaaattaataactaaagttaaaagaaatataataaatatttGAATTTTATGTGGGACCCACACCCACCCCACCCATTTCATCTTTCCCATTCTAAACCACCCACCAACCTGTATGCATCAAAGACTTATTCATTATACTCTTATGCATATAAGAGTTGTACTTTGTGTGTAAATGACTAAATTGTCCTTATAGTTAACAGATTTGGTGGATGATGTTaaaaaatttggactcaaatggttataaaaagtggttgtatGGACTCatggcgttaaacattttgattttgaactcaagTGGTTAACACCcttaaaacacagggactcataAAGTAATTTTCTCTTGAACTTAATAATTCCAACTATTAGCAATAGGTCGGGTCCTAACTACATAAATATACACTGATGGTCCCATCTTTTAACCTATTTTCTCCCAACGAGCCTTTCTAACTGAGTTCTAACCCCATTAATATTTTGTTGACGAACGCTGAAGTAGCACAAACCTTTGTTATTTGATGAGGCGTCTGCTTTTGTGGCACTTTTATTGCCACCTCATCTTCACCTCAACCACCATCAGCCACTaacaccacccaccaccaccgccatcagtgatcaccaccacccaccacgaCCActcgccaccatcaccaccacccacaACCATCAGCCACCCTCAAAACCCCAATCTTTCTTTAAAATCGCGAAATACCAACACCATCAATGCATTTTTTTCCGGCAAAAACGCAGTGGTGGTATTTCGTGATTTTCCGACAACACAAGTAGGAACTCTAGTGAGGGTGGCGGCATGGGGTTATAGATGCGAAGGGCAGAGGTGTGTGACGACTAAAGGTGTCAGGAAGTGGTGGCGAGTGATGATGGTGATGGCCGGTGGTGatgttgtgtcacaccccaaccgatggctgaaacatcagagtgagacgaaaacgagattgctcgagacttcataatATGCtaatgtgacaatatttaaataaaccatatttcatTTAATTCTAAATAGAAATacattgtaacaccccgaaatttTCGTCGAATTATGCGACGACACGTTTCCCGAATTTCCAACTAATCCCGACTATGTGGAAGGAGATGAACCAAAAAATGCCAAAATGGGGAAGATATAAAGTCTGAGGACTAAAACtgtaaaaatctcaaaatattgtTCTTGGAGGTCCCTTTCGGACCGCAAGGCTTAgcccttacggtccgcaagggtgTTTCAAAGAATCAGCGCgccagaggtccttacggaccgtaagacacCACTCTTGCGGTCTATAAGGGGCTGCCAACGACAACAAGATGGCAGCTGGCGTGCCAAGGCTGCCAAGCTGCTACCTAGCTCCGGTTTGTGCCACTATAAACCTCCATCCTCCATGTGTTGTGATACTAATCAACTCCTAATGATCATTGGCAACACTTGTCATGATTTGAGGACATTTTGATTAGTATAAATAGCTTCCCATGGTGTTCATTCAAAGTCACACTTTCACATTCACTCTCAATCCTACACTTGGAGCTTCTCTGGAGATTAGGGGCTGCTCTCAAGTATTCTTTGTTGTTCCTCAATCCTAGTAAGTCTTCTCCTTTGGTCAATTTCATTAATTTAATTAGAAACAATTTGACTTTtcgtttgactttcagttctgaccattatggtcaagtcaaagttcgaATCAAactttcctacgtgatcgtaataatgGTATGATTCCTCTCCAATCATACCCTCCGACAATCACGTTTATTAAGTGAAATGACGGGTCAAGCATGTTTACTTTAAAagtagggttattggattttatcaatcCTAACTATTGGGTATTGGCCGCTGCCACTCCAACTATCACTTTAACTcccaccactcccaacttaacactttgtgtgtTGTGTGACAAACCGAATCGATACCGTCTGAACAACATCGAGATAAGTACCGGTTTTCTCGACGTTTCTACCGGTGTTGTGGTGAACTAAATTGCTTCTGACCCAATAACATCGGCACTAGCATCAGTTGCTACATCAAGTGTCGGTATTATACCGGTGCTGTAACGAATCGAACCGATATTGACGGAGTGTCGGCGTCATTGCACGCTTAACCCTACTAGTTCAATTATTTCGGGTTGGAAATGAAAGTCTCCATAAACTTCAGGGTCCATCCTTTCCCCACACACTTTTTATATAACAACCATCGCCGTCTGCGTCACACGCATCACGTTATCGAACAGATTGGTTCCGATCGAGCCAGAAACACACCAAAACAcaaattagggtttcaatggcGTCAACCGCTGCGGTGCCGTTTTGGAGATCTGCTGGTATGACCTACATAACCTACTCCAACATATGTGCTAACCTTGTGAGGAACTGTCTCAAAGAACCCTACAAATCCGAAGCAATCAGCCGTGAAAAGGTCCATTTCTCCGTCACCAAATGGGCCGATGGCAAGCCTGAGAAGCCTAGTAAATTCTTCTTCTCCTTCAAACTGTTTCCGATTGTTTCGATTTGTTGTTTTTctagatctagggtttggttACGGCATGCGATTGTTGGTGATTCTGTTTGTACGGTTGTTTGATTGCTTTGTTTTGTTATGATACGCCTGCATATATTGATGAATAATGTTAATATGACGGTTGTTTATTGATTTTGGGGGAAAGTTATAATTTCTTTGGAGATTGCCTATTTTTTTTTGCCGTAGGTTTGTCTTTGGATGTTTAATTGCAGAAATGATAATTAGGTTGATGTTATGTGATTTGGAGGCAGTTGACTTTGTTTATTGAT from Helianthus annuus cultivar XRQ/B chromosome 10, HanXRQr2.0-SUNRISE, whole genome shotgun sequence harbors:
- the LOC110886394 gene encoding ATP synthase subunit epsilon, mitochondrial; the protein is MASTAAVPFWRSAGMTYITYSNICANLVRNCLKEPYKSEAISREKVHFSVTKWADGKPEKPTIRSDTPEE